From the genome of Pseudomonas sp. TMP9, one region includes:
- a CDS encoding tRNA (adenine(22)-N(1))-methyltransferase TrmK yields MNEQTLSMRLERVAAHVPAGARLADIGSDHGYLPVVLLSRGAIKTAVAGEVALTPFHATERTIRESGLSHLISVRLADGLAAIEPGDAITAISLCGMGGKKIRDILDSGKSRLSGQERLILQPNGGEQPLRQWLMGNGYRILCEEVLLENRFAYEIIVAERSGPVMYTAEELYFGPMQMRKRSPAFLAKWQRMLRLKQQTLADFAQARQAVPEEKVQKVARQTQWIIDLLA; encoded by the coding sequence TTGAACGAACAGACATTGTCTATGCGCCTAGAGCGTGTGGCGGCGCATGTGCCTGCAGGTGCGCGGTTAGCCGATATTGGCTCGGATCACGGCTATCTGCCGGTGGTGCTGCTGAGCCGTGGTGCCATCAAGACTGCGGTGGCTGGGGAAGTGGCCTTGACACCGTTTCACGCGACGGAACGTACCATACGCGAGAGTGGCCTGAGCCATCTGATCAGCGTGCGTCTGGCAGATGGTTTGGCGGCAATCGAACCTGGAGACGCAATAACTGCAATCAGCCTCTGCGGTATGGGCGGCAAGAAGATTCGCGACATCCTCGACAGCGGTAAGTCCCGCCTGAGTGGCCAGGAGCGCCTAATCCTGCAACCCAACGGCGGTGAGCAGCCGCTGCGCCAATGGCTGATGGGAAATGGCTATCGCATCCTTTGCGAGGAAGTGCTTCTGGAAAACCGCTTTGCATACGAGATCATCGTTGCCGAACGCTCCGGGCCGGTGATGTACACCGCCGAGGAACTGTACTTTGGCCCTATGCAGATGCGGAAGCGCAGCCCGGCGTTCCTGGCCAAGTGGCAACGCATGTTACGTCTGAAGCAGCAGACCCTGGCCGACTTCGCTCAGGCGCGGCAGGCTGTGCCGGAGGAGAAGGTGCAGAAGGTGGCTCGACAGACGCAGTGGATTATTGACCTACTGGCGTGA
- a CDS encoding amidohydrolase family protein has product MFAGLLATSALADDCRYSDTHLHYVDFFQTSAGMQPLLKEMAAAKIDHAMLAGISVAKEWDEDEPKRPRYYAGDDARAYWYSATDTLISHAYKQLSVEQRKRFHPFVSGFNPNDMNADAHVRRLLELDPGLWQGIGEVFTRHDYLTALIYGKAPRANSKALARVYRVAAEYDLPVLLHSNITSKRERNPLYLDEFEEALRSNPDVRFIWAHAGTSMGIYRTQGKMDFLLPTLQRLLGKYSNLYIDLSWSVLNPYLMDEQGKPDPLWVGLVSRFPTRFMVGSDVVGTFGNLGKYMSGFEPFLEALPHEVAHQVALSNFVSVLPAERRQQIQ; this is encoded by the coding sequence ATGTTCGCTGGTCTGCTAGCTACCAGCGCCCTAGCCGACGATTGTCGATACAGCGACACGCACCTGCATTATGTGGACTTTTTCCAAACGAGTGCCGGCATGCAGCCATTGCTCAAGGAGATGGCCGCAGCCAAGATCGACCATGCGATGCTCGCAGGGATATCAGTTGCCAAAGAGTGGGACGAGGATGAGCCCAAGCGCCCACGCTACTATGCGGGTGACGACGCAAGAGCCTACTGGTATAGCGCCACCGACACCCTGATCTCCCACGCCTATAAACAGTTATCGGTGGAGCAGCGTAAGCGCTTTCACCCCTTCGTTTCAGGATTCAACCCGAATGACATGAATGCCGACGCGCATGTCCGGCGCCTGCTGGAACTCGATCCTGGCCTGTGGCAGGGAATCGGCGAGGTATTCACGCGTCATGACTACTTGACCGCCCTGATTTACGGCAAGGCACCGCGCGCGAACAGCAAAGCACTGGCAAGGGTGTACCGGGTCGCCGCCGAATACGATCTCCCTGTATTGCTTCACTCCAACATAACCTCCAAGCGGGAACGCAACCCACTCTACCTGGACGAGTTCGAGGAGGCATTGCGCTCCAATCCCGACGTACGTTTCATCTGGGCTCATGCGGGGACGAGCATGGGGATCTATCGAACTCAGGGCAAAATGGACTTCCTGCTGCCGACCCTGCAACGACTGCTTGGCAAGTACTCAAATCTCTACATCGATTTGTCCTGGTCCGTACTTAATCCCTATTTGATGGACGAGCAAGGGAAACCGGACCCATTGTGGGTCGGCCTGGTTTCACGCTTCCCAACCCGATTTATGGTCGGCTCTGACGTAGTAGGCACCTTCGGAAACCTGGGCAAATACATGTCCGGGTTCGAGCCGTTCTTGGAGGCTCTGCCGCACGAGGTGGCGCATCAGGTTGCCTTGTCGAATTTTGTCTCGGTACTTCCTGCTGAAAGACGACAGCAGATCCAGTAA
- a CDS encoding transmembrane anchor protein encodes MFNTKLPTLNELPTSRQLLRSTVIAIGVAAALLTTVVMPSEYAIDPTGVGRVLGLTQMGELKITLAEEAAADTAVQPLMAPVAQASEPVQPVAQEQVAAAPVAEPAAAPEPDQKSDEIIVTLKPGEGREIKLEMLNKATVSYKWTTNGAPVNHDTHGEPYNAPNGFYHSYSKARQVKGDKGEFTAIFDGTHGWFWRNRSDSDVTITLKTKGEYLSVK; translated from the coding sequence ATGTTCAATACCAAGCTTCCGACCCTTAACGAACTACCGACATCCCGCCAACTGCTGCGCTCCACCGTGATCGCAATAGGTGTAGCCGCTGCATTGCTGACCACAGTTGTCATGCCATCGGAGTACGCCATCGATCCAACGGGCGTCGGCCGCGTACTCGGCCTGACACAAATGGGCGAACTGAAGATAACCCTGGCCGAAGAAGCGGCAGCAGATACAGCGGTTCAACCACTTATGGCTCCAGTCGCTCAAGCTTCTGAGCCTGTTCAGCCTGTGGCTCAAGAACAAGTTGCGGCAGCACCTGTGGCCGAACCGGCAGCAGCGCCTGAGCCCGACCAAAAGTCCGATGAGATAATCGTCACACTGAAACCGGGCGAGGGTCGTGAAATCAAGCTGGAGATGCTGAATAAGGCTACTGTCAGCTACAAGTGGACAACCAACGGCGCTCCGGTCAACCACGATACCCACGGCGAGCCCTACAACGCCCCAAATGGCTTCTACCACAGCTATAGCAAAGCCAGGCAGGTCAAGGGTGATAAGGGTGAGTTCACTGCCATCTTCGACGGTACCCACGGCTGGTTCTGGCGCAATCGCAGCGATAGCGACGTGACCATCACGCTCAAGACCAAGGGCGAGTACCTGAGCGTCAAGTAA
- a CDS encoding choline dehydrogenase, whose translation MQQEFDYIIVGGGSSGCALAGRLSENPTVSVALLEAGGDGNTLLTNVPAALIFTVPRKLNNWGFETVPQAGLNGRKGYQPRGKVLGGSSAINAMEYVRGHQSDYNHWAALGNTGWSFADVLPYFIKSENNHDIKDQWHGQNGPLHVSHLRTDNPFQQYFKDAAVQAGFPLNDDFNGPEQEGLGTYQVTQFEGERCSAYRAYLHPVKDQRKNLLIETAAMTHRVLFEGKRAVGVEYRQGGVIKTIRARREVILCAGAFQSPQLLLLSGIGDADELQKLDIPVLHHLPGVGKNLQDHPDFIFGYCSKDTHLVGFSIKGLLRMGKEVLRYWRERRGTLSTNYAESGGFLKTQPELSEPDIQLSFVIARVDDHGRKLHISHGLSCHVCLLRPKSIGYVGLYDKNPESPPLIDPNFLQHPDDVENMLAAYKMTEKLMKAPALAQHLTEDAITAHVRTDDDIRAILRERVDTVYHPVGTCKMGVDDIAVVDPRLRVYGVSGLRVVDASIMPTLLGGNTNAPAIMIGEKAADMILQDFG comes from the coding sequence ATGCAGCAAGAATTTGACTACATAATTGTGGGGGGCGGTTCCAGCGGCTGCGCCTTAGCGGGTCGCCTCAGTGAAAACCCAACTGTTTCTGTGGCCCTTTTGGAAGCCGGTGGTGATGGCAACACATTGCTCACTAACGTCCCTGCTGCGCTGATTTTTACTGTGCCCAGAAAGCTCAATAACTGGGGTTTTGAAACCGTTCCACAAGCCGGCCTAAATGGCCGCAAAGGCTACCAGCCGCGCGGTAAGGTGTTGGGCGGCTCATCGGCGATCAATGCCATGGAGTACGTTCGCGGTCATCAGAGCGACTACAACCACTGGGCTGCACTGGGTAACACCGGCTGGTCGTTTGCAGATGTGCTGCCGTACTTTATAAAAAGTGAAAACAACCACGACATCAAAGACCAATGGCATGGCCAAAACGGCCCGCTGCACGTCAGTCATCTGCGCACCGACAACCCCTTTCAGCAGTACTTCAAAGACGCCGCCGTGCAAGCGGGTTTCCCGCTCAACGATGACTTTAACGGCCCCGAGCAAGAAGGCTTAGGCACCTATCAGGTCACGCAGTTTGAGGGCGAGCGTTGCAGCGCTTACCGAGCTTATTTGCACCCTGTTAAAGACCAGCGCAAAAATCTACTGATTGAAACCGCCGCCATGACCCACCGCGTGTTGTTCGAAGGTAAGCGCGCAGTGGGCGTGGAATATCGTCAAGGCGGCGTGATCAAAACAATTCGCGCTCGGCGTGAAGTCATTCTCTGCGCCGGCGCTTTTCAGTCACCGCAGCTCTTGCTGCTGTCGGGCATTGGCGATGCCGATGAACTGCAAAAGCTCGATATCCCGGTGCTGCATCACTTACCCGGCGTGGGTAAAAACCTGCAAGACCATCCCGACTTTATTTTTGGTTACTGCTCAAAAGACACCCACTTGGTAGGGTTTTCTATCAAGGGCCTATTACGAATGGGCAAAGAAGTTCTGCGCTACTGGCGTGAGCGTCGCGGCACGCTGAGCACTAACTATGCGGAGAGCGGCGGGTTTCTCAAAACACAGCCTGAGTTAAGCGAGCCAGACATCCAGCTCAGCTTCGTTATCGCCCGCGTTGACGACCATGGCCGTAAGTTACATATCAGCCATGGGTTGTCCTGCCATGTCTGCCTGCTGCGCCCTAAGAGCATCGGTTACGTTGGCCTGTACGATAAAAACCCCGAATCGCCACCACTCATTGACCCCAATTTTCTTCAGCATCCAGACGATGTCGAGAACATGTTGGCCGCCTATAAAATGACTGAGAAGCTAATGAAAGCGCCGGCGCTGGCTCAGCATCTCACCGAAGATGCCATCACCGCGCATGTGCGCACTGACGACGATATTCGCGCCATTTTGCGTGAGCGCGTTGACACCGTGTACCACCCCGTTGGTACCTGCAAAATGGGTGTCGATGACATAGCTGTTGTCGACCCTAGGCTGCGGGTTTATGGCGTGAGTGGTTTGCGTGTTGTTGATGCGTCCATCATGCCGACGTTGTTAGGCGGCAACACCAATGCGCCCGCCATCATGATTGGCGAGAAGGCCGCTGATATGATTCTGCAAGACTTCGGCTAG
- a CDS encoding Fic family protein, translated as MAKLIKNCATFLDKNGAVLKTAPKLRQQHLNGANSAMPSTTEILSSIQASGNGLTLTELLVSHPGIARRTAQRQIAKLIESKQITASGEGRARRYFVAAAQADASTLNADTDNFPSYIPLSADSRDVLAYINQPTEARKSVGYQRDFLDSYQPNETSYLSDSLRRQLHRMGKTTDAVEPAGTYSRAVLNRLLIDLSWASSHLEGNTYSRLDTRQLIENGKAARGKASIETKMILNHKAAIELLVENIESAEFNRYTLMNIHSCLAENLLPNPADEGRIRQHAVDIGKSTYRPLSTPQQIEDALDALLSKANQITDSFEQSFFMMVHLPYLQPFAGINKRTSRLAANLPLFRANLCPLTFLDVPEQAYSRSTLGVYEMTRIELLRDLYVWAYERSTQEYLAIKQNLAEPDPLRLTWRDLIKTTIREVVTHPEIDPLSCIQNSVAEHVSGVEQPEVQALIVEELRRLHEGVLARYGLRPSEFMSWKSLHGY; from the coding sequence GTGGCGAAGCTCATCAAAAACTGCGCCACATTTTTAGACAAAAATGGCGCAGTTCTGAAAACTGCGCCAAAATTGCGCCAACAGCATTTAAACGGCGCCAACTCAGCCATGCCCTCAACCACCGAAATACTCAGTAGTATCCAAGCATCTGGGAACGGATTGACGCTGACTGAGCTGCTGGTCAGTCACCCCGGCATTGCTCGGAGAACGGCGCAGCGGCAAATTGCAAAGCTAATCGAAAGCAAACAAATCACAGCAAGCGGTGAAGGCAGAGCACGACGCTATTTCGTTGCAGCTGCTCAGGCTGACGCCAGCACATTGAATGCGGACACCGATAACTTCCCGTCTTATATTCCGCTGTCCGCAGATAGCCGGGACGTACTCGCCTATATCAATCAACCAACAGAGGCGCGCAAGTCAGTTGGCTACCAGCGTGATTTTCTGGATTCCTACCAACCGAACGAAACTAGCTACTTATCCGATTCTTTGCGGCGCCAACTGCACAGAATGGGTAAAACCACAGATGCAGTGGAGCCGGCTGGCACATACAGCCGTGCAGTTCTAAATCGCCTGCTGATTGATTTGTCGTGGGCATCCAGCCACCTGGAAGGGAACACTTACTCGCGGCTAGACACGCGACAGCTCATTGAAAATGGCAAGGCCGCACGAGGCAAAGCATCTATCGAAACAAAGATGATCTTGAACCATAAGGCCGCAATTGAGCTGCTGGTCGAGAACATCGAGAGCGCTGAGTTCAACCGCTACACCTTGATGAACATACACAGCTGCCTGGCCGAAAACCTACTTCCCAACCCAGCAGATGAAGGTCGAATTCGTCAGCATGCCGTCGACATTGGGAAAAGCACCTACCGCCCGCTATCAACGCCACAGCAGATTGAGGACGCACTGGACGCTCTGCTCAGCAAAGCCAATCAGATTACTGATTCGTTCGAGCAGTCCTTTTTCATGATGGTGCATTTGCCCTACTTGCAACCGTTTGCAGGCATCAACAAACGCACCTCCCGACTAGCGGCGAACCTGCCATTGTTCCGCGCTAACCTTTGTCCGCTGACATTTTTGGATGTACCCGAACAGGCCTACAGCCGCTCCACGCTGGGCGTCTATGAAATGACCCGGATAGAGCTATTGAGAGACCTGTACGTTTGGGCCTACGAACGCTCAACGCAGGAGTACCTAGCAATCAAGCAAAACCTTGCTGAGCCTGACCCACTTCGTCTGACTTGGCGAGACCTCATCAAAACGACCATTCGCGAGGTCGTAACACACCCAGAGATTGATCCGCTGTCCTGCATTCAGAACTCTGTAGCTGAGCATGTTTCAGGCGTTGAGCAGCCCGAGGTGCAGGCCCTGATCGTTGAAGAACTCCGTCGACTGCACGAAGGTGTTCTAGCGCGCTACGGGCTACGACCATCGGAGTTCATGTCATGGAAATCGCTCCATGGATACTGA
- a CDS encoding GntP family permease, whose product MLGNLGLFFGLALLIWMALRGVNILIAALLCSLVIALTNDLAIPQTLLEYFPFGPLGAFSFAGKFFVLFLCGAIFGKVMAASQAASSIAQAITRSLGIKRTLWVTVAVCALLTYGGVVVFVVIFTMYPLGITLMREANLPKRLFCAAAALGSGTFTMTALPGSPSIHNVIASNALGTDLFAGAGIGLLASAVMITLGMAYLQREWRVASARGEGFEVNAQDLRMEQMAGEPGAGPHWGMALVPILVVLGVIMLPRVLLSAGLPLDGGLFSQMLSFSQSQPIIWPSLALVIATLSAIVLFPALRRNTFAMLGQGADDSIMPLLNTAAVIGFGSVVTQTAGFSQFVQWVLSVDLPPLLSIVASVSVVSGIVGSSSGGLQIFMQTLAPKYLEMGVEPEVLHRIANIAAGGLDSLPHCGAVIAMLMIMGLNHKQAYKDIFVVTVLVPLAAVLVCVGVLSLMAS is encoded by the coding sequence ATGTTGGGTAATTTAGGGTTGTTTTTCGGGCTTGCATTACTGATATGGATGGCCCTGCGCGGCGTCAATATTTTAATTGCGGCGTTGTTATGTTCGCTGGTTATTGCGCTGACTAACGACTTGGCAATACCGCAAACATTGCTTGAGTACTTCCCTTTCGGGCCGTTGGGTGCCTTCAGCTTCGCCGGTAAATTTTTCGTTCTGTTTCTCTGCGGCGCGATCTTCGGCAAGGTTATGGCCGCCAGCCAAGCGGCCAGTAGCATTGCCCAAGCCATTACTCGCAGCTTAGGCATTAAGCGCACGTTGTGGGTGACGGTGGCGGTTTGCGCGTTGCTGACCTACGGCGGTGTGGTGGTGTTTGTAGTGATTTTCACCATGTACCCACTCGGTATCACCCTGATGCGTGAGGCTAATCTGCCTAAGCGGCTGTTTTGCGCTGCAGCGGCGCTGGGGTCGGGCACGTTCACCATGACTGCATTACCCGGCTCACCGTCAATCCATAACGTCATTGCTTCCAATGCCTTGGGTACCGATCTGTTTGCCGGTGCAGGTATTGGCTTGCTGGCGAGCGCGGTGATGATCACCTTAGGCATGGCGTACTTGCAGCGTGAATGGCGCGTTGCCAGCGCTCGCGGTGAGGGTTTTGAGGTCAATGCTCAGGATTTGCGCATGGAGCAAATGGCCGGTGAGCCTGGCGCGGGGCCGCATTGGGGTATGGCATTGGTGCCAATTTTAGTGGTGCTGGGCGTCATCATGTTGCCTCGCGTGCTGCTCAGTGCTGGGCTGCCCCTTGATGGCGGGCTGTTCAGTCAAATGCTCAGTTTCAGCCAGAGCCAGCCCATCATTTGGCCGAGTTTGGCGCTGGTGATTGCCACGCTGTCGGCCATTGTGCTGTTCCCGGCGCTGCGCCGTAATACCTTCGCCATGCTTGGTCAGGGCGCAGACGACTCGATTATGCCGCTGCTGAATACGGCGGCTGTGATCGGCTTCGGCAGCGTTGTCACGCAAACAGCAGGCTTTAGTCAGTTCGTTCAGTGGGTATTGTCGGTGGACTTACCGCCGCTGCTGTCCATTGTGGCCTCGGTCAGCGTGGTGTCTGGCATCGTCGGCTCATCCTCCGGCGGGCTGCAGATATTTATGCAAACGCTTGCGCCTAAGTATCTTGAAATGGGTGTGGAGCCAGAAGTACTGCACCGTATCGCTAATATTGCCGCCGGTGGCCTGGATTCACTGCCACATTGCGGTGCTGTGATTGCCATGTTGATGATCATGGGCCTCAACCATAAGCAGGCTTATAAAGATATTTTTGTGGTGACGGTGCTAGTGCCCCTTGCGGCAGTGCTGGTTTGCGTTGGCGTATTGAGTCTGATGGCGAGCTGA
- a CDS encoding cytochrome c has protein sequence MMSALASALLFASVAQAQLKPEKQVEVRQAGYQFMSWNMGKIKAQVVDGTEPYDQAKVAAAADAIAGIANSGMGALFGPDTTTAQLGDMTRLKPEFFSNLEEVSRIGAEYVKNANQLKTVAAGNDQAAIKQAFGALGNSCKACHDKFRAE, from the coding sequence ATGATGAGTGCGCTTGCCAGCGCCCTGCTGTTCGCGAGCGTTGCGCAGGCGCAACTGAAGCCTGAGAAGCAGGTGGAGGTGCGCCAAGCTGGCTACCAGTTTATGTCGTGGAACATGGGCAAGATCAAGGCGCAGGTGGTTGATGGCACCGAGCCTTACGATCAAGCCAAGGTCGCTGCAGCCGCCGACGCTATTGCAGGCATCGCTAACTCGGGCATGGGCGCGCTGTTCGGGCCTGACACCACGACCGCACAACTGGGCGATATGACCCGTCTCAAGCCTGAGTTTTTTAGCAACTTAGAAGAAGTCAGCCGTATTGGCGCGGAGTACGTGAAAAACGCCAATCAGCTAAAAACCGTTGCGGCTGGCAATGACCAGGCTGCTATCAAGCAAGCGTTCGGCGCATTGGGTAACTCATGCAAAGCGTGCCACGATAAATTCCGCGCCGAGTAA
- a CDS encoding DUF3147 family protein — MAWVISKYFLTAIVVVVVSEIAKRSDKFGGLIAALPLITVLTLIWLNVENQPAEKIANHAWYTFWYVLPTLPTLLAFPMLLTRFGFWPALLIYIVATAACFGLFALCVRRFGIELL, encoded by the coding sequence ATGGCTTGGGTTATCAGCAAATATTTCCTGACAGCAATCGTGGTCGTTGTGGTCTCGGAGATCGCGAAGCGTAGTGACAAATTTGGGGGCCTTATTGCGGCGTTGCCCCTGATTACCGTACTGACGCTTATCTGGCTAAACGTTGAAAACCAGCCAGCAGAAAAGATCGCTAACCATGCGTGGTACACCTTCTGGTACGTGTTGCCCACCTTGCCGACGCTACTCGCGTTCCCCATGCTTCTGACCCGCTTCGGCTTCTGGCCAGCTCTGCTGATCTACATCGTCGCCACCGCAGCTTGTTTCGGTTTGTTTGCCTTGTGCGTCCGTCGTTTTGGCATCGAACTGCTATAG
- the mreA gene encoding metal-sensing transcriptional repressor MreA encodes MSDHEHGHQHQSHSDIIKRLKRAEGHLRSTISMIEDHRACVDIAQQLHAVEKAVCQAKRVLIQDHIDHCLEHTVEALAIGERASLEDFKQITKYL; translated from the coding sequence ATGAGCGATCACGAGCACGGCCACCAGCACCAAAGTCATAGCGACATCATCAAAAGGTTGAAGCGTGCGGAGGGGCACTTGCGCAGCACCATCAGCATGATCGAAGACCATCGAGCCTGCGTCGACATCGCTCAGCAGTTGCATGCGGTGGAAAAAGCCGTCTGCCAGGCCAAGCGTGTTCTTATCCAAGACCATATCGACCACTGCCTGGAACATACGGTCGAAGCACTTGCGATAGGCGAGCGCGCATCACTCGAAGATTTCAAGCAAATCACCAAGTACCTCTAA
- a CDS encoding cytochrome b/b6 domain-containing protein, protein MQDSIKLWDLPLRLFHWLLAACVSGSLVTGWLGGGLMVWHGRLGLAVFGLLVFRLGWGLCGSTYARWSTILPSLMSIPQYLKGQWRAAGHNPLGVLSLLAMLALLSFQVASGLFANDDIAMKGPLQPLISSATSDWLTSLHRQAKWLLLALIGLHVAAILVYRLRGKALLRAMINGRATREHATQQDARGGTWLQAALVLLLALGAVWAVQELPSYIVPAPAAAPALNW, encoded by the coding sequence ATGCAAGACAGCATTAAACTGTGGGATTTGCCCCTGCGCTTGTTTCACTGGCTATTGGCCGCCTGCGTCAGCGGTTCGCTGGTCACCGGTTGGCTGGGCGGCGGCCTGATGGTCTGGCACGGGCGGCTTGGTTTGGCGGTGTTTGGCCTGCTGGTGTTTCGTCTGGGCTGGGGGCTTTGCGGTTCAACTTATGCACGCTGGTCCACCATTCTCCCATCGCTTATGTCCATCCCCCAGTACTTAAAAGGGCAGTGGCGCGCGGCTGGGCATAACCCATTGGGTGTGTTGTCGCTGCTGGCCATGCTGGCGCTGTTGAGTTTTCAGGTCGCAAGCGGCTTGTTTGCCAACGATGACATCGCCATGAAGGGGCCCTTACAACCGTTGATCAGCTCGGCTACGAGTGACTGGCTGACGTCGCTGCATCGTCAAGCTAAGTGGCTGTTGCTGGCACTCATCGGCCTGCATGTGGCAGCAATTTTAGTTTACCGGCTGCGCGGCAAAGCCTTGCTGCGCGCCATGATCAATGGCCGTGCCACGCGTGAACATGCAACACAACAAGACGCACGAGGCGGCACGTGGCTGCAGGCCGCACTGGTGTTGTTATTGGCGCTAGGCGCGGTTTGGGCTGTGCAGGAATTGCCGAGCTACATCGTGCCCGCACCTGCCGCCGCGCCCGCTTTGAATTGGTAG
- a CDS encoding HupE/UreJ family protein produces the protein MYSLSISGMSAPAVRPNRPLLLLLLFIALLCLGMPDALAHAVAEGDKGFIQESSGVMLLPFIYMGAKHMMTGYDHLLFLFGVIFFLYRLKDVGLYVTLFAVGHTVTLLLGVLAEISISSYVIDAIIGFSVVYKALDNLGAFQRWFGHQPNTKAATLIFGLLHGFGLATKIQEYEISADGLIPNLIAFNVGVEIGQLLALSAILIVMGYWRRTASFWRHAYTANVAMMSAGFLLMGYHLTGLIVSQ, from the coding sequence ATGTATTCGCTATCTATAAGCGGTATGAGCGCGCCTGCCGTGCGCCCGAACCGACCGCTATTACTGTTGCTGTTGTTCATAGCACTGCTCTGTCTCGGCATGCCTGACGCGTTGGCGCACGCCGTGGCAGAAGGAGACAAAGGCTTTATCCAGGAAAGCTCTGGGGTGATGTTGCTGCCGTTCATCTACATGGGCGCGAAACACATGATGACCGGATACGACCACCTGCTGTTTTTGTTCGGGGTGATTTTCTTTCTCTATCGGCTGAAAGACGTGGGCCTCTACGTCACGTTGTTCGCTGTGGGCCACACCGTAACGCTGCTGCTGGGCGTACTGGCGGAAATTAGCATCAGCTCTTATGTGATCGACGCCATCATCGGTTTCTCGGTGGTGTACAAGGCGCTGGACAACCTAGGCGCGTTCCAGCGCTGGTTTGGCCACCAGCCGAACACTAAGGCGGCCACGCTGATCTTCGGCTTACTACACGGCTTTGGTCTGGCGACCAAGATTCAGGAATACGAGATATCGGCAGACGGCCTGATTCCTAACCTGATTGCCTTCAACGTTGGCGTCGAAATCGGCCAGCTTCTGGCCTTGAGCGCCATTCTGATTGTCATGGGGTATTGGCGGCGCACCGCCAGCTTCTGGCGCCATGCCTACACCGCCAACGTCGCCATGATGAGCGCAGGTTTCCTCTTAATGGGTTACCACCTCACCGGCCTGATCGTCTCTCAGTAA
- the pcp gene encoding pyroglutamyl-peptidase I has product MTKTILLTGFEPFAGDTLNSSWEVVRALAGQRIGHEHVVVSELLPCAFDDSLLQLNQLIALHQPEIVVAVGQASGRAAFSIERVAINLKDAAIPDNVWQQPVDQPVMEDGPSAYFSTLPIKAIVARLREHGIPAEVSQSAGTYVCNAVFYGLMHAASNLQRPVRAGFVHIPYLPEQAANRAASPSMAGPIIANGLRLALSVTLSAKQDLKLSGGATH; this is encoded by the coding sequence ATGACCAAGACTATTTTGCTGACCGGGTTTGAGCCGTTCGCCGGCGATACGCTCAATTCGTCCTGGGAAGTTGTCCGCGCGCTCGCCGGCCAACGCATTGGTCACGAACATGTCGTCGTGAGTGAACTGTTGCCCTGTGCTTTCGACGATTCGCTGCTGCAACTGAACCAGTTGATCGCTTTGCATCAGCCGGAAATCGTCGTAGCGGTTGGCCAGGCTAGCGGTCGTGCTGCCTTCTCAATAGAGCGAGTTGCCATCAATCTGAAAGATGCCGCAATCCCCGACAATGTTTGGCAGCAGCCAGTAGATCAGCCGGTCATGGAGGATGGACCTTCGGCCTATTTCTCGACCCTGCCCATCAAGGCAATCGTCGCAAGATTGCGTGAGCACGGCATCCCCGCCGAGGTGTCTCAGAGTGCAGGCACCTACGTGTGCAACGCAGTCTTCTACGGCCTGATGCATGCAGCAAGCAACCTTCAGCGTCCAGTTAGAGCTGGATTCGTACACATTCCATATCTTCCAGAGCAGGCTGCGAACAGGGCGGCATCCCCGAGCATGGCAGGGCCAATCATCGCCAATGGGCTTCGTCTTGCTCTATCCGTCACGCTGTCGGCGAAGCAGGACCTGAAACTCAGTGGCGGAGCGACACATTAA
- a CDS encoding AlpA family phage regulatory protein, with amino-acid sequence MYSTGLVRSTIYKYIGEGNFPKSVSLGERCVGWVDTEVQEWILERIKERDVTAGDTSRS; translated from the coding sequence ATCTACTCGACCGGTCTAGTCAGATCGACCATCTACAAGTATATCGGGGAGGGCAACTTCCCGAAGTCGGTCTCGTTGGGCGAACGTTGCGTTGGCTGGGTCGACACCGAAGTGCAGGAGTGGATCTTGGAAAGGATAAAGGAGCGCGACGTGACTGCGGGAGATACCTCGCGCAGTTAG